One segment of Salvelinus alpinus chromosome 1, SLU_Salpinus.1, whole genome shotgun sequence DNA contains the following:
- the prf1.3 gene encoding perforin-1.3, with protein MPVNLLLFLILFLPVCHGCHTGSFTDCQKAPFVPGHNLAGEGFNIVKMQTSGAFVVDVRKFMVGGHNGNCTLCTNTLMDNQVQKLPLSVLDWRTKVTCRRSLSSQMYDSSLSVLKETANSASISWKVGLGIKGIAGVAVGGTHSKTAMFAKGHSTKDKFSFTSHEFKCEYYTFRLRTQPPLSQEFHDSLKKLPCTYTQKTAPAYSHFISIYGTHYIRKVHLGGRVHSTTAIRTCEMAMSGLSLHSVSNCLGVEASGTIKGVTISAETEFCKSQSKKLKKGASFGATFSDRVTEVQGGNFEDEDILFNPDKKSGYKTWLKSLTKVPGVVSYQLSSLHFLARDNPILKTNLRNAIRDYIQKYAVSTSCPSACKTGRRNKDCACTCSGHRNVDSNCCPSKPGVARMNVTVVRATGLWGDYFSKTDGYVKVFYGKQGGSTPVIWNNDFPYWNYMIQYGTVDLNSKETLYFEVWDRDNRWNDNLLGKGSITPQRGMKVNQGFKLKHGTLYVSLSVVCGPSLKGAFCDQYAPSPGSQGRLSYVHDRDRETETLPTLFQGSHSTRNRTFL; from the exons ATGCCTGTCAACCTTCtactcttcctcatcctcttcctccctgtgTGTCATGGCTGCCACACTGGCTCCTTCACCGACTGCCAGAAGGCTCCGTTCGTCCCCGGCCACAACCTGGCCGGAGAGGGTTTCAACATTGTCAAGATGCAGACCTCCGGCGCCTTTGTGGTGGATGTGCGGAAGTTCATGGTCGGTGGGCACAATGGTAACTGCACCCTGTGCACCAACACTCTGATGGACAACCAGGTCCAGAAATTACCGCTCTCCGTACTGGACTGGCGCACAAAGGTGACGTGTCGTCGGAGCCTCAGCAGCCAGATGTATGACTCGAGCCTCTCCGTTCTGAAGGAGACCGCTAACTCTGCCAGCATCAGCTGGAAGGTTGGCCTGGGAATCAAGGGCATTGCTGGGGTTGCTGTTGGAGGCACACACTCCAAAACTGCCATGTTCGCAAAAGGCCACTCCACCAAAGACAAGTTCTCTTTCACCAGCCATGAATTCAAATGCGAATATTACAC CTTTCGCCTCCGAACCCAACCTCCCCTGAGCCAGGAGTTTCATGACTCCCTAAAAAAACTCCCCTGCACATACACTCAAAAGACCGCCCCTGCCTACAGCCACTTCATCTCCATCTATGGCACCCACTACATCCGCAAGGTGCACCTGGGGGGCCGGGTGCACTCCACCACAGCCATACGCACCTGTGAGATGGCCATGAGCGGCCTCTCCCTCCATTCTGTCAGCAACTGTCTGGGGGTGGAAGCCAGTGGCACCATCAAGGGTGTCACGATCAGCGCCGAGACCGAGTTCTGCAAGTCCCAGAGCAAAAAACTGAAGAAAGGCGCAAGCTTCGGAGCCACCTTCTCGGACCGCGTCACCGAAGTGCAGGGCGGCAACTTCGAGGACGAGGACATCCTCTTCAACCCTGACAAGAAGTCTGGCTATAAAACCTGGCTGAAGTCCCTGACTAAGGTCCCTGGTGTGGTCTCCTACCAGCTCAGCTCCCTGCACTTCCTGGCCAGAGACAACCCCATCCTTAAGACCAACCTGCGCAATGCCATCAGAGACTACATCCAAAAGTACGCTGTGTCCACCTCCTGCCCTTCTGCTTGCAAGACAGGGAGACGCAACAAAGACTGTGCCTGTACGTGTAGCGGTCACAGGAATGTGGACTCCAACTGCTGCCCCAGTAAACCGGGCGTGGCCAGGATGAATGTGACGGTGGTCCGAGCTACGGGGCTCTGGGGCGACTACTTCTCTAAGACAGACGGCTACGTCAAGGTCTTCTACGGAAAGCAAGGCGGTTCCACTCCTGTGATCTGGAACAATGACTTCCCCTACTGGAACTATATGATTCAGTATGGAACGGTGGATTTGAATAGTAAAGA AACCTTGTACTTTGAGGTGTGGGACCGCGACAACAGATGGAACGATAACCTGCTAGGAAAGGGCTCCATAACCCCTCAAAGGGGCATGAAAGTCAATCAAGGGTTCAAGTTGAAACACGGCACGCTTTATGTCTCCCTGTCTGTGGTTTGTGGCCCCAGCCTTAAAGGAGCCTTCTGTGATCAGTATGCACCCTCCCCTGGGTCCCAGGGTAGGCTGAGTTACGTCCATGaccgggacagagagacagagacgttaCCCACCCTCTTCCAGGGTTCTCACAGTACCCGGAACAGGACCTTCCTGTGA